The Bacteroidia bacterium genomic interval TTCCCCGGTCTAATACCTCCTCCAAAGACATTCGCTCCAGCATTTCGGCATCTTCGAGGTAGAGAAATCTTATATCTGCATCAGCGGGGATTAATTTTCCAGCCGCGGCATCTTCCGGATCTTCGACTTGTATTTGGTAGGGGAAAGAAGTTCCCCTTTGGAAGAAAGTCTTATTTCCTGCAAAAGCAATGTCTAGCTCAGGAGCAGCATTTCCTACTTGTATCCTGATCGGAGCTAATTCGAATGCCCCCAGACTGTCGATCACTTTCGCCTGTACAATGTAAATACCAGGATTCTCAAAGGTATGCTCCACCTTCATCCCCTTGGCATCAGCTTCAGCCTGTTGGGTAAAAAACCACTCAACGCGTATGCTATCATCCTCATCAAAATCATAGGAGGAAGAAGCATCAAAAGAGACGGACAAAGGGGCTGCTCCTGCATAGGTATCAGCCTGAACCAAAGCCACAGGCTTTCTATTTGCACCAGCATATTCCAATTTGATCAGGCGTGCGTCCGGATTGTCGGCAAAGTAGTTTTGGCCATATTCCAGTATATACATGGATCCATCCGACCCAAATTCCATTTCGATGGGCTTGGATAAGGGCATTTCCGTGAGGAATGGTTCAATACGCTTTACATAGCCTTCTTCATCAAAGGTTACTGCTTTTATCCAGCTCCTTGCCCATTCATATATAAACCATTTTCCTTCATAGTATGGGGGAAAAGCATTTGAAGAGTTTGCTGCATACATATCCCGATGATAAATGGGTCCTGCCATAGCACTATTGGACCCTTTGCCTAACATCGGAAACTCTTTGGAAGCCTGTTTGGGATACCAGATATAAGCAGATTGAGCCGGAGGTAAATTCTGAGCTCCTGTATTGTGGGGAGAATTATTGATCGGTTTTGCCGGATCAAAAAGATCTCCTAATTGATCATTGTTAAAGTCCCGATCTGGAAAGGCTTTATTGTCCCCCATGAAATACGGCCAACCAAAGTATCCAGGTTCTCTTGCCTGATTGAATTCGTCATAGCTCTGCGGACCAAATTCTCCATCGAGACCTGCATCAGGTCCTACATCCCCCCAATACACATAGCCGGTTTTATGATCGACTGCTATTCGAAAGGGATTTCTGGCTCCCATCGCATAGATTTCCGGTCTTCCCTTCGAACCATCTTTGGGAAAAAGATTGCCTTCGGGAATGTCATAACTTCCATATCGGTTAGGTTTGATCCGGAGTACTTTTCCTCTGAGGTCATGGGTATTGGCAGAAGATTTTTGTGCATCAAAAGGGCCTCTTCCGGGCCTTTCATCCAGGGGAGAATAGCCATTTGATTCTTTGGAAGAAGTATTGTCTCCGGTAGAAAGCCAGAGATTACCCTCAGGCCCAAAAGTAACTGAGCCTCCAGAGTGGCAGCAGGTCTCCCTTTGTACCGCTACTTTGAGAATCACTTTCTCTGAAGCCAGGTTCAGGCTATCTCCATTTGGAAAAGTAAACCGAGAGAGATATTGTGCTTTCTCACATTCTTTCCCAGGAGAATAGTAGAGATAGATATAATTATTTCGAGCAAAATCGGGATCTATGGTCAATCCCAATAAGCCATCTTCATAATTTCCGGATGTACAAACGTCAAAGTTGTGAATCAATCGGCTTTCTTCCGTGACAGGATCGTAGAGCTTCATTTTCCCTCTACGTTCGATAAAAAGAATTTTATCATCAGGGAAAACACATAGCTCCATCGGTTCTATCAAATCATCATCCAGGACTTTGCGGGTAAATCGGTTTTCCTGGGGAGCTGCCGGGGATTTTATGGAGGAAAGGGAATAGCTGTTTTTCCCGATGGCAAAACGGATCAGTTCAATCAATTCATCCGTTGAGGAATTTTCTGTTTGGACAATTCTCCCTCCATCGTAGAATACTTTTTCCTTATCGGAAGCAGAGCTGATATCGTTTACTTTAACTGAAGCTTCTGAAGTGAGCTGACTATTTTTAAACTCCTCATACCAGGGCCAGGTTAATCTTTGCTCCAGGCCACTATTGAGCATGACCAAACCACCGCCTGATTGAACATACCTTTCCAGCATACTCAATTCATAAGGGCTCATAGATTTGAAATCTTTTCCTATCAATATCAGGGCACTATAAGACCAGCAATCCTTATCTCTGAGTTTATAAAATTTGCTTTGCGAATGAATTTCCCATGATTGAGCTTTCGCTTGCAAGTCCTTCAATAGCTCAGCGGGATAGGCTTTCGAAAAGTCATCCGCTATAAGCAGGACTTTTTGACTCTCTCGCTGGATGATATCGGAAGAATTGCAGGAAGGGAGAAAAACAAGGGCACAAATGGCCCAAAGGTAGTAGCTTAGGTTTAGATCGACTCTCATGATGCGTAATTCTTGTCCCAATTTAAAT includes:
- a CDS encoding PQQ-dependent sugar dehydrogenase, with amino-acid sequence MRVDLNLSYYLWAICALVFLPSCNSSDIIQRESQKVLLIADDFSKAYPAELLKDLQAKAQSWEIHSQSKFYKLRDKDCWSYSALILIGKDFKSMSPYELSMLERYVQSGGGLVMLNSGLEQRLTWPWYEEFKNSQLTSEASVKVNDISSASDKEKVFYDGGRIVQTENSSTDELIELIRFAIGKNSYSLSSIKSPAAPQENRFTRKVLDDDLIEPMELCVFPDDKILFIERRGKMKLYDPVTEESRLIHNFDVCTSGNYEDGLLGLTIDPDFARNNYIYLYYSPGKECEKAQYLSRFTFPNGDSLNLASEKVILKVAVQRETCCHSGGSVTFGPEGNLWLSTGDNTSSKESNGYSPLDERPGRGPFDAQKSSANTHDLRGKVLRIKPNRYGSYDIPEGNLFPKDGSKGRPEIYAMGARNPFRIAVDHKTGYVYWGDVGPDAGLDGEFGPQSYDEFNQAREPGYFGWPYFMGDNKAFPDRDFNNDQLGDLFDPAKPINNSPHNTGAQNLPPAQSAYIWYPKQASKEFPMLGKGSNSAMAGPIYHRDMYAANSSNAFPPYYEGKWFIYEWARSWIKAVTFDEEGYVKRIEPFLTEMPLSKPIEMEFGSDGSMYILEYGQNYFADNPDARLIKLEYAGANRKPVALVQADTYAGAAPLSVSFDASSSYDFDEDDSIRVEWFFTQQAEADAKGMKVEHTFENPGIYIVQAKVIDSLGAFELAPIRIQVGNAAPELDIAFAGNKTFFQRGTSFPYQIQVEDPEDAAAGKLIPADADIRFLYLEDAEMLERMSLEEVLDRGTMSHLAGQKLIANSDCATCHSLKTKSVGPSYFAIADRYREQYDMVGYLASKIIAGGNGNWGEKIMAGHPQHSLEDCSEMVRYILSLDERSRQSLTPSGRLDFDKHSEGQENGMYILSASYTDKGKEEFSPLSTRKTYLMRNSRIPAKEFDEAKGVSILVDGENRDIDRVKQIRNGSWISFKQIDLTSISEISIYALGLRGGKISMRIGSPEGEEIGFVQIRGTNWAEISGKIKSIKGFHDLYFVFQNEEAGNKTLMDLDAIEFIF